The window GCGCCTCGCCGGTGGCGACCATGTCCACGGCGGTCTGCCGCTTCTCGGTCTGCTTCTCTGCTAGGGCGTCGGGACGGTTGTCCTCCTGGGCTGGCACCGCCTGCTGGGGCGCTTCCTCGGCCGGGGGTGCGGCCGAGGCGGTGATCGGTATGAGGGCGGTGGAGAGCAGCAACGCCGCTCCCGCTCCGACCGCGCAGATACGTGGGTTCATGTTTCCTCCGTGGAGAGTGCGACGTCCGGGACGCGGAGGTGATTCGAGTCTCCGGACCTGCGGGACACCTTTGTCCACGTAGGAGGAAAGCAGGGAAATATTACGACAATGTTGCCTACGGCACAGGTAGGTTCACTACCTATGGGTGAATTGAGAGCAGGATGACCACTAGCAGGACCAGCGCCGCCGCGAGCTTCGCCACGCCCCCCGTGAACCAGCGGCGCGCGATCATCGCGCTCGTCGCGCTGTCCGTGTCGGCGTTCACGTTCGTCACCGCCGAGAATCTGCCCGGCGGCCTGCTCACCCTGATCGCACCGGACCTAGGCCGCACCACTTCGGAGATCGGCCTGCTGGTGACGGCCTACGCCGCCGTCGTCGTCCTGGCCTCGGTGCCGCTCACCGCGCTGACCCGCCGGTTCCCGCGCCGCTACGTGCTGGCCGCCACCACCGCGGTGTGCACCATCGGCACGGTGTGGTCGGCGTTCGCGATCGGGTATGCGGACCTCATGGTCGCCCGCATGGTCACGGCGCTGGGGCAGGCCGTGTTCTGGTCGGTAGTCATGCCGGCGGCCGCGAGCCTGTTCGCGCCAGCCGTGCGGGGCAAGATGATCGCGCGGCTGGCCATCGGCAACTCGCTAGCGCCGTTGCTCGGCGTGCCGCTCGGCACGTGGGTGGGCCAGCAGGCCGGCTGGCGCACGGCGTTCCTGCTGTTCTCGGTGGTGAGCCTCGTCGCCTGCGTATCGATGGCGATCGCCATGCCGAACGTCAGCGGCGAGCAGAGCGGGACGGCCCGTGGCACGCACCCCAGCCGGCGCCGCTTCGTCTCCCTCATGGTGGTCATCGCCCTGAGCATGACCGGGGCGTTCATGATGCTCACCTTCGTGACGCAGTTCCTGCTGGAGACAGCCGGGTTCCCCGACGAGTACCTCAGCCTGCTGCTGCTCGGGCAGGGGACCGCGGCGCTCGTCGCCACGATCGGGGTCGGGCAGGTGCTGGACCGGTGGCCTTGGGGCGCGACGATCTTCGCCCTGATCGTGCTCATCGGATCGCTGCTGCTGCTCTGGACCCTCGGGCACGTCCAGGCGCTCGCCCTGGTCGGCCTGGTGCTGTTCGGCAGCGCCGTCGGCACCATCCCGCCAGCGCTGTCGTTCCTCACGATGCGGGTCGCCCCTGGCTCCACCGAGTCCGCGAGCGCGGTGTCGAGCTCGGTGTTCAACATCGGGATCGCCGGCGGGGCGGGGCTCGGGGCGTGGGTGGTCGCGGGCCTCGGCGTCGGCTCGGTCCCCCTGGTCGGGACGGGATTCGCGCTGCTCGCGCTGGGCGTGCTCGCCGTGGACCTGCGCCGCGCGGCGCAGGTCGCTCCCTGAGGTACTACTCCGCGATGCCCTCGAGGCTGCCCGTCACCGGCTCCTCGGAGCTGATGATGCACTGCAGGGTGCGGTCGTTGAGCTGCTCCCAGGTCTCCTGGGTCGGGTAGAAACCGGTGTAGCTGTACACCGACTCCTCGAAGCTGAGGCCCACGAACTTCTCGAACTCGGCGTAGCACCAGTCGTCGAACGTCTGCGACATGCCCTCGTCGCCCGGATAGGTGTCCGTGTCCATGACCAGCTCGGCGTAGACCTCGCCGGTGTGCTCCTCGGCGCACGGCACCACGGGCACGGACTCGACCTCGAACTCCTCGCCCTCCCCGGAGTCGCCGTAGCCGTCGAGAGCCACGAGGTCGATGCAGTCGCCCGTCAGGATCTCAAAGGCGTCCGCCTCGGCCGAGGCCGTGATCTCGCCGCCCGGCTCGTCGCGCGGGGCGTCGCCGCCCGACGTGATCTCGTCAAAGATCGCGCCGCAGCCACCGAGCACGGTCAGCGAGACGACGGCGGCGGTCGCGGCCACCAGCAGGCGGACCGGACGGCGGGCAGAGCTGAGAGTGCGGTTCATCGATTCTTCCTTCAGGGTCTGCACGACGGCGGACGCCGACGCCGCGACTCACGCAGCCGCCCCGGAGAACTACAGGTCGGAACGTCCACACTGGGAACCACCTGGCGACAATTCGATCACGAACCGCAGCGCGGTGGCGAGGGTCCGGGGCGGGCCTGTTCATACGCTGTTCACCCCCGTGCACCGAGGTCGCCCTAAGGTGACGGACGCGGACCGCCGACGAAGGCTGGGCCGACCCGAAGAATCGCACGTCAGAAGGAGCAGTCATGCGAGCCAGTACTCCCGTGCGCCTGACCAGCGCCGCCGCGGCAGCGACCCTGCTGGCCGGGGCCTTCCTCGCCTCGGCGAGCACGGCCTCGGCAGGCACGACGGCAGGCACCTCGGCAGGCACGACCCAGGCCACCACGAGCCGGCCCAGCCCCCGGCCCAAGACCCTGCGCGCCGCGACGTACAACCTGTCGCTCAACCGGGCGGTGGAGGGTGAGCTCGTCGCCGACCTGTCCAGCGGCGACGACGTCCAGGCCGCGACGGTGGCCGAGGTCATCCAGCACGCGAACCCCGACATCGTGCTGCTGAACGAGTTCGACTACTCCGGCGACGCCGACCCGTACGCCGCCGCGGACCTGTTCCGCGAGAACTACCTCGAGGTGCCGCAGGGCACCGGCAAGCCCGTCGAGTACCCGTACGCGTTCGTCGCGCCGTCGAACACCGGGATCCCGAGTGGGTTCGACCTGAACAACAACGGGACCGTCGGGGGCGGCGACGACGCCCTCGGCTTCGGCCTGTTCCCGGGGCAGTACGGCATGGTCGTGCTCTCCAAGTACCCGATCCAGGTGGGCCAGGTCCGCACGTTCCAGGACTTCAAGTGGGCGGACATGCCGGGCGCGCTCCTGCCGGACGACCCCACCACCGCCGCCCCGGCCGACTGGTACTCGGCCGAGGAGCTGGCGGTCCTGCCGCTGTCGAGCAAGTCGCACTGGGACGTCCCGGTGCGGGTCGGCCGCGAGACGGTGCACGTGCTGGCCGCGCACCCCACCCCGCCGTCGTTCGACGGCGTGGAGGACCGCAACGGGCTGCGCAACCACGACGAGATCCGGTTCTGGGCCGACTACGTGCGCGGCGGCTGGGCCGCCCGCTACCAGTACGACGACCAGGGCCGCCGCGGCGGCCTGCGCCCCGGCTCGTCGTTCGTCATCGTCGGCGACTACAACGCCGACCCCGTGGACGGCGACTCCGTGGACTCTGCGATCGACCAGCTCCTGGACAACTGGCGCATCACCGACCCGAAGGCGACGTCGGCGGGCGCCCCCGAGGCCTCGGCACTCCAGGCGGGCGCGAACCTCACCCACGTGGGCAACCCCAAGTTCGACACCGCCGACTTCGCCGACACCGCGCCCGGCAACCTGCGCGTCGACTACGTCCTGCCGTCGCGCGACCTGCGCGTCCGCGACGCGGGCGTCTTCTGGCCGGCCAGCACCAACCCGCTGTCCCGCCTGACGGGCGTCTTCCCGTTCCCCAGCAGCGACCACCGCCTGACCTGGACCGACCTCAAGCTCTGACCTCCGGGTACGAGGAACGGGACGGGGGATGGTGCGGCAGGCCGCACCATCCCCCGTCCCGTTCCGGAAGCAACCAACAATCAGGACGCCTTGTCCACGTCCTCCGCCAGGGTGCCGAGGTACAGCGAGATCACCTTGGGGTCGGACTGCAGCTCCTTGCCCGTCCCGGTGTACGCATCCTTGCCCTGGTCGAGCACATACCCGCGGTCACAGATCTGCAGGCACCGCCGGGCGTTCTGCTCCACCATGACCACGGACACGCCCGCCTTGTTGATCATCCGGGTGCGCAGGAAGGTCTCGTCCTGACGCACCGGGGACAGCCCGGCGGACGGCTCGTCGAGCAGCAGCACCGACGGGTTCATCATGAGCGCGCGAGCCATCGCGACCATCTGGCGCTCACCACCCGACATGGCACCCGCACGCTGCGCGCGCCGGTCCCCCAGGGTGGGGAACAGGTCGGCGATGAACTCGAACCGCTCGGTGAACGTCTTGGGCCGCAGGTACACGCCCATCCGCATGTTCTCCTCGACGGTGAGCGAGGGGAACACGTTGTTGTTCTGCGGCACGAACCCCACACCCTGCGACACAAGGGTGTTCGCCTTCTCGTTCGTGATGTCCTCGCCGCCCAAGGTCACGCTGCCGGAGCGCACGTGCACCAGGCCGAACAGCGCCTTGAGCAGCGTCGACTTGCCGGCGCCGTTGGGGCCGATGATGCCGACGAGCTCCCCCCTGGCGACCTCGAGGTTGCACCCGTTCAGGATGTTCACGCCGGGCACGTAGCCCGCCACGATGTCGGTGGCCTTGAGCAGGATCTCCCGCTCGGCGGTCTTGGCGGTGTCGTTCATCGCTTTTCCTCCTCGGCCTCGAGCCGGGCG is drawn from Promicromonospora sp. Populi and contains these coding sequences:
- a CDS encoding endonuclease/exonuclease/phosphatase family protein, encoding MRASTPVRLTSAAAAATLLAGAFLASASTASAGTTAGTSAGTTQATTSRPSPRPKTLRAATYNLSLNRAVEGELVADLSSGDDVQAATVAEVIQHANPDIVLLNEFDYSGDADPYAAADLFRENYLEVPQGTGKPVEYPYAFVAPSNTGIPSGFDLNNNGTVGGGDDALGFGLFPGQYGMVVLSKYPIQVGQVRTFQDFKWADMPGALLPDDPTTAAPADWYSAEELAVLPLSSKSHWDVPVRVGRETVHVLAAHPTPPSFDGVEDRNGLRNHDEIRFWADYVRGGWAARYQYDDQGRRGGLRPGSSFVIVGDYNADPVDGDSVDSAIDQLLDNWRITDPKATSAGAPEASALQAGANLTHVGNPKFDTADFADTAPGNLRVDYVLPSRDLRVRDAGVFWPASTNPLSRLTGVFPFPSSDHRLTWTDLKL
- a CDS encoding ABC transporter ATP-binding protein — its product is MNDTAKTAEREILLKATDIVAGYVPGVNILNGCNLEVARGELVGIIGPNGAGKSTLLKALFGLVHVRSGSVTLGGEDITNEKANTLVSQGVGFVPQNNNVFPSLTVEENMRMGVYLRPKTFTERFEFIADLFPTLGDRRAQRAGAMSGGERQMVAMARALMMNPSVLLLDEPSAGLSPVRQDETFLRTRMINKAGVSVVMVEQNARRCLQICDRGYVLDQGKDAYTGTGKELQSDPKVISLYLGTLAEDVDKAS
- a CDS encoding MFS transporter gives rise to the protein MTTSRTSAAASFATPPVNQRRAIIALVALSVSAFTFVTAENLPGGLLTLIAPDLGRTTSEIGLLVTAYAAVVVLASVPLTALTRRFPRRYVLAATTAVCTIGTVWSAFAIGYADLMVARMVTALGQAVFWSVVMPAAASLFAPAVRGKMIARLAIGNSLAPLLGVPLGTWVGQQAGWRTAFLLFSVVSLVACVSMAIAMPNVSGEQSGTARGTHPSRRRFVSLMVVIALSMTGAFMMLTFVTQFLLETAGFPDEYLSLLLLGQGTAALVATIGVGQVLDRWPWGATIFALIVLIGSLLLLWTLGHVQALALVGLVLFGSAVGTIPPALSFLTMRVAPGSTESASAVSSSVFNIGIAGGAGLGAWVVAGLGVGSVPLVGTGFALLALGVLAVDLRRAAQVAP
- a CDS encoding septum formation family protein gives rise to the protein MNRTLSSARRPVRLLVAATAAVVSLTVLGGCGAIFDEITSGGDAPRDEPGGEITASAEADAFEILTGDCIDLVALDGYGDSGEGEEFEVESVPVVPCAEEHTGEVYAELVMDTDTYPGDEGMSQTFDDWCYAEFEKFVGLSFEESVYSYTGFYPTQETWEQLNDRTLQCIISSEEPVTGSLEGIAE